In the genome of Candidatus Zixiibacteriota bacterium, one region contains:
- a CDS encoding S8 family serine peptidase: MFPTILLFMVVFAGSALASMAPELKRRVVDKPSYDQLPLNENLDEIVFKLAEGMGQPEFDGTRFLRTGDEWDRLNTAIASSNKALSVQSHFQTDKTTLDQMRMVGSERLGTLLPDLSLYHRLALPESMSPEDRLARVNELNALEIVEIAYFAPIPELASINETNVSPGWESEQYYLQAAPTGIDAYYAWGFPGGKGEGVKVIDIEGNWIETHEDLHGGTDNFHIAGYRYDDPSWWNHGTAVLGEIAADSNSFGMTGIAFNVDLGTVSIGSMTTAQALVTATNNSDTGDIILIELHAPGPHYDFEPRDDQLGYVCMEYWQENFDAILTASALGRIVVEAAGNGNEDFDDVGLYGSLFDTNYRNSGAIIVGASNSYHYPASFTNHGERVDVHGFGTWDVYTLGYGDLYGSNPNNHYTSSFAGTSSASPIIVGACACLQGVHLAAHGRILNHAEMRTMLISHSTPQAPHGKLIGPLPDLQGSVYEIVGVSFTADTTIGWVPYDINFTASSGLSVDTWTWDFGDGDSALIQSPAHTYTDQGMFDVRLEVNAGGDIRAAERANYVVALADTMLSYDAEGSAGETVEVAVYARNTIPLHTIEIPIEYAGDLDLDLDSFSTAGCRTDQFEDTMFIHEDPWAKRKTLKLASSQNGTTPNMESGIGPVVKLYFSVSPSAQFGQTTTIQLGGYGSSYTPVFNGPILLYEPRIASGIVSICQPRGDMDGTPGIVVSDLTYFVAYLFAGGLAPSPIESGDVNCDGEINIADLTLFVEYLFLGGDPPCGC; the protein is encoded by the coding sequence GTGTTCCCAACAATTTTACTATTCATGGTCGTGTTTGCAGGATCGGCCCTGGCGAGTATGGCCCCCGAACTCAAGCGCAGGGTCGTCGACAAACCGTCCTACGACCAATTACCGCTTAACGAGAACCTCGACGAAATCGTCTTCAAACTGGCCGAAGGAATGGGCCAGCCGGAGTTTGATGGCACCCGGTTCCTTCGAACTGGTGATGAATGGGACCGTCTCAACACAGCCATTGCTTCATCGAATAAGGCGCTCAGTGTGCAGTCACATTTTCAGACCGACAAGACTACGCTGGACCAGATGCGGATGGTCGGCTCGGAGCGTCTGGGCACGTTGTTGCCGGATCTTTCTCTCTACCACCGTCTGGCACTTCCAGAATCAATGTCACCTGAGGATCGACTGGCCCGGGTGAACGAATTGAATGCTCTGGAAATAGTCGAAATCGCCTATTTCGCTCCCATCCCCGAACTGGCCAGCATCAATGAAACGAATGTTTCACCGGGCTGGGAATCGGAACAGTACTATTTGCAAGCCGCTCCAACTGGCATTGACGCCTATTATGCCTGGGGCTTCCCGGGAGGTAAAGGCGAAGGTGTCAAAGTGATTGACATTGAAGGCAACTGGATAGAAACTCATGAAGACCTTCACGGCGGTACCGATAATTTCCACATCGCCGGTTACCGCTACGACGACCCTAGCTGGTGGAATCATGGAACGGCTGTACTGGGCGAAATCGCTGCTGACTCCAATAGCTTCGGCATGACCGGTATTGCATTTAATGTTGACCTTGGAACAGTATCAATCGGGTCAATGACCACCGCGCAAGCCCTGGTAACGGCAACAAATAACTCCGACACAGGTGATATCATCCTCATTGAATTGCACGCGCCGGGACCTCACTATGATTTTGAACCACGCGATGATCAACTGGGCTATGTCTGTATGGAGTACTGGCAGGAGAACTTTGACGCTATCCTGACCGCCTCGGCCCTTGGTCGGATTGTTGTTGAAGCAGCCGGCAATGGAAACGAGGATTTCGATGATGTGGGATTGTACGGTAGTCTCTTTGACACCAATTATCGCAACTCGGGAGCCATTATCGTAGGCGCTTCTAATTCGTACCACTATCCTGCGTCTTTCACTAACCATGGTGAACGTGTTGATGTTCATGGCTTTGGGACGTGGGATGTCTACACGCTTGGTTACGGTGATCTCTATGGTTCCAATCCAAACAATCATTACACTTCGTCCTTTGCCGGAACCTCCAGCGCTTCTCCAATTATTGTTGGGGCGTGTGCCTGTCTACAGGGAGTGCATCTGGCCGCTCATGGCCGCATTCTAAACCATGCTGAGATGCGAACCATGCTCATATCTCATTCAACTCCACAAGCCCCGCACGGTAAGCTCATCGGCCCGTTACCCGACCTTCAAGGATCGGTCTATGAAATTGTCGGTGTTTCTTTCACGGCCGATACGACTATCGGCTGGGTTCCATATGATATCAACTTCACAGCCAGTTCGGGTCTGTCAGTTGATACATGGACATGGGATTTCGGTGACGGTGATTCTGCTCTAATACAATCACCAGCCCACACTTACACTGACCAGGGAATGTTCGACGTGAGGCTGGAGGTCAATGCCGGAGGTGATATTCGAGCTGCTGAGCGAGCAAACTATGTCGTGGCGCTGGCTGATACGATGCTCTCTTATGACGCCGAAGGCTCAGCCGGTGAGACTGTTGAAGTAGCCGTGTACGCCAGGAATACCATTCCGCTTCACACTATCGAGATTCCAATCGAATATGCCGGAGATCTTGACCTGGACCTCGACTCGTTCTCTACCGCTGGCTGTCGCACGGATCAGTTCGAGGATACAATGTTCATTCACGAGGATCCCTGGGCGAAACGCAAGACACTGAAACTGGCCTCTTCACAGAATGGGACAACGCCTAATATGGAGTCCGGAATCGGCCCCGTTGTAAAGCTGTATTTCTCAGTGTCTCCTTCGGCTCAATTCGGCCAGACTACCACGATACAGCTGGGTGGCTACGGCTCCTCCTACACCCCAGTATTCAACGGACCAATACTACTGTATGAACCTCGGATTGCGTCCGGGATAGTCTCAATCTGTCAACCTCGCGGCGACATGGATGGAACACCCGGGATAGTGGTCTCTGATCTGACATACTTCGTGGCATATCTCTTTGCTGGTGGGCTCGCACCGTCACCAATTGAGTCCGGTGATGTAAATTGCGATGGGGAGATTAATATCGCAGACCTCACTCTATTTGTTGAATATCTGTTCCTTGGGGGTGACCCACCTTGTGGCTGCTGA
- a CDS encoding protein kinase, which yields MLEAGQTFAHFKIMRPLGAGGMGEVYLAEDQKLHREVAIKILLADYFDDAERLQRFEREAKTAAQISHANAMGIFDMGTTPHPTTGKDVQYIVMERVHGVPLFEFLKERQLSLGRTIRIAEKIASGLSAAHKLNIVHRDIKSTNILVDDEGNPKILDFGLAKPIDPVQMGDESTDTVSQELTKAGKIVGTISYMSPEQARGEKVDARSDLFSFGVLVYHMVGGDFPFSGPSQVATLAKILEAKHVPLPNVPPELQRILDKCLQKDPSDRYQSAADLVVDLRNLRRQVDSGISDSITGLSSVSGQAVKQVFVSRLSGRAKLWSIVGVVFVIALIVAIIDNTNEASQPVIDTFPVEAIEGDALAVLSFKNKTGDPEFDWMETGLPEILTTDLAQSATISVISRERILDYLNHQHRTGEIEGGEGFDQLGDAISQAVAKSLEGVPGAADALKEIRAQARGKSSPRYDHAAKLEAARTLGATNVLSGSFYKMGDKIRIDARLEDIASGQIVLGEKVVGSDPFALVDSLTIKIVASLNISGSSIPAKAVASMVTSSPEAYRLYLEGQELFHRNLFEQSIEKYNLAIQIDPAFAMAYMRLGVSHVFSGHQQEGAVQFALAQEYKSKLPIREKSLLDVYSDIWLVQEYDAAFVKLAAYVDNYPDDKEVRSLYGITLRQFNQDTVGAFAQWDTVLATDPGYQWALSNYAQSYRRYGNPDLALVYLKRLRQHHPDSPEPYRDMGALYREMGRIDEAIAEYELAYELFPEKTSSLTSLGILYIRKRQFSKAAETFEKFGEAVIDNPYQMTAYYAGLANLANWEGKFIESRKYLLSVLEEAHKSGDSGYVAGALQRISDHYLRFDMADSTIYYSKQSSLWERQFRGLNYCLQVVAVDPSRCGEVRQTMESAVTTFKESMPAGLWPLVDAVEKLFEAGCAADTVLAIAAMQDLMVSQGSQNEVETKRGIGVLMIHIGDFQAGKELIQDYLTGPRQGTSGYSYPLTLYMMGRANEGLGNTAEAIKNFEEMLKYWSNPEIETKEIKDARERLARLTS from the coding sequence ATGTTAGAAGCTGGTCAGACATTCGCGCACTTCAAAATAATGCGACCGCTCGGGGCGGGCGGCATGGGGGAAGTTTATCTGGCCGAGGATCAGAAGCTGCATCGCGAGGTTGCGATTAAGATCCTATTGGCGGATTATTTCGATGATGCGGAACGATTGCAGCGTTTTGAGCGTGAGGCAAAAACAGCCGCTCAGATTTCGCACGCCAATGCTATGGGTATTTTCGATATGGGAACAACGCCCCATCCGACGACCGGCAAAGATGTGCAGTATATCGTGATGGAAAGGGTGCATGGTGTACCTCTCTTTGAGTTTCTTAAGGAGCGGCAACTCAGTCTGGGACGAACCATCCGCATCGCTGAGAAAATCGCCTCCGGACTCAGCGCCGCCCACAAGCTCAACATTGTTCATCGCGATATCAAATCTACGAACATTCTCGTTGATGACGAAGGCAACCCCAAGATTCTCGATTTCGGGCTGGCCAAGCCAATCGACCCGGTCCAGATGGGGGATGAATCCACCGACACGGTCTCGCAGGAATTGACCAAGGCCGGGAAGATCGTTGGTACAATTTCGTACATGTCTCCGGAGCAAGCCCGGGGTGAAAAAGTGGATGCCCGTTCCGACCTGTTTTCTTTTGGAGTGCTTGTGTACCACATGGTGGGCGGCGATTTCCCGTTTTCCGGTCCTTCACAGGTGGCGACTTTGGCTAAGATACTCGAAGCGAAACATGTGCCCCTCCCTAATGTTCCGCCCGAGCTACAGCGTATCCTCGACAAATGTCTGCAGAAGGATCCTTCTGACCGGTACCAGAGTGCGGCGGATCTGGTTGTTGATCTGAGAAATCTCCGGCGGCAGGTGGACAGCGGTATCAGTGACTCGATTACCGGGCTGTCGTCAGTAAGTGGCCAGGCTGTGAAGCAGGTCTTTGTATCTCGGTTATCGGGCCGGGCAAAATTGTGGTCTATAGTAGGTGTTGTATTTGTTATTGCCTTGATCGTGGCTATCATTGACAACACCAATGAAGCGAGTCAGCCCGTCATTGATACCTTCCCCGTTGAAGCAATAGAGGGTGATGCGCTGGCGGTATTGAGTTTCAAGAACAAGACTGGTGACCCCGAATTCGATTGGATGGAAACGGGTCTCCCCGAGATTCTCACCACTGATCTGGCTCAGAGCGCAACTATCTCGGTCATCAGTCGTGAACGAATTCTTGACTATCTCAACCATCAGCATAGAACCGGGGAAATTGAAGGTGGTGAAGGTTTTGATCAACTCGGAGATGCTATATCCCAAGCGGTTGCCAAATCTCTGGAGGGTGTACCCGGCGCTGCCGATGCGCTCAAGGAGATAAGAGCGCAGGCTCGCGGCAAATCGTCCCCTCGTTACGACCATGCGGCCAAGCTTGAGGCGGCCAGAACACTCGGCGCGACAAACGTGCTATCGGGTTCGTTCTACAAGATGGGGGATAAGATACGCATAGATGCCCGTCTGGAGGACATTGCCTCCGGCCAGATCGTTCTCGGAGAAAAAGTAGTTGGGAGTGATCCTTTTGCGTTGGTCGATAGCCTGACGATAAAAATTGTGGCGTCACTTAACATCTCAGGAAGCTCGATACCGGCTAAGGCGGTAGCTTCGATGGTGACATCCTCGCCGGAGGCATATAGGCTGTATCTGGAAGGGCAAGAGTTGTTCCATCGGAATCTGTTCGAGCAATCCATTGAAAAATACAATCTGGCTATTCAGATCGACCCCGCCTTTGCTATGGCCTATATGCGTCTTGGTGTTTCGCATGTCTTCAGTGGTCATCAGCAGGAAGGGGCGGTACAGTTTGCTCTGGCCCAGGAATATAAGAGCAAACTACCCATCAGAGAGAAAAGTCTGCTTGACGTGTATTCCGACATATGGTTGGTCCAGGAGTATGATGCGGCCTTTGTGAAGTTGGCAGCCTATGTGGACAACTATCCCGATGACAAGGAAGTGCGATCTCTGTATGGCATCACTCTACGTCAGTTCAATCAGGATACGGTCGGAGCCTTTGCCCAGTGGGATACGGTTCTCGCCACCGATCCGGGCTACCAATGGGCTCTCTCAAACTATGCTCAGTCATACCGACGTTACGGGAATCCAGACTTGGCTCTGGTGTACCTGAAGCGCTTGCGCCAGCACCATCCGGATTCTCCCGAACCATATCGAGATATGGGTGCCCTCTATCGTGAAATGGGTCGCATAGACGAAGCTATTGCGGAATACGAATTGGCTTATGAACTGTTCCCTGAGAAGACAAGTAGCCTGACAAGTCTGGGAATCCTCTATATAAGAAAACGGCAATTTAGCAAAGCAGCCGAAACATTTGAGAAGTTCGGTGAGGCAGTGATCGACAACCCTTACCAAATGACGGCATACTATGCTGGACTCGCCAATCTTGCTAATTGGGAGGGGAAGTTTATTGAGTCCAGAAAATATCTCTTGTCAGTTCTGGAAGAAGCACATAAGAGTGGAGACAGTGGATATGTGGCCGGGGCACTGCAGAGGATATCGGATCATTATCTTCGATTCGACATGGCAGATAGTACTATCTACTATAGCAAACAGTCAAGTCTGTGGGAGCGGCAGTTCCGTGGACTCAATTATTGTCTTCAGGTGGTTGCCGTCGATCCGAGTCGATGTGGTGAGGTTCGGCAGACTATGGAATCAGCAGTGACTACGTTCAAGGAATCAATGCCAGCTGGACTGTGGCCACTTGTTGATGCTGTGGAAAAATTGTTCGAGGCTGGATGTGCCGCAGATACGGTGTTAGCCATTGCCGCTATGCAGGATCTTATGGTCTCTCAGGGATCACAAAACGAAGTTGAAACCAAGCGCGGTATTGGTGTGTTGATGATCCACATCGGCGACTTCCAGGCTGGAAAGGAACTAATCCAGGACTACTTGACTGGGCCAAGACAGGGTACGTCAGGATATAGCTACCCGCTCACTCTCTACATGATGGGACGCGCCAACGAAGGTCTGGGTAACACCGCTGAGGCGATCAAGAACTTCGAGGAGATGCTGAAATACTGGAGTAATCCTGAGATTGAGACCAAAGAGATCAAAGACGCCCGCGAGAGGTTGGCCCGGCTGACGAGTTAG
- a CDS encoding DUF4384 domain-containing protein, with product MLRRIIPTLIVAVLAVILMAPVASAQNIARQYDDDDYRYQQEDYTPRYDDPQVGDRGRVDRYLDAEVWTNHDDGEYYEGDNITIHFRVNRDAFIVIYTIDTRGRLNMLFPTDPTESNFVNGGVTYHLPAGWDDYDLVVTGPEGVETIQIIASREQIPIPDWYPQSGVVCDWEDRHEFLDYVNDRHFVRYEGQRFAYDRASIYVDEWEEHYFRPVYQPVYHHWTMCGNVYLDYPFGASVYVNGIYWGCTPLYLPRVYVGWHTFTIYDEWGYCWESDIHVSRYNTVVLDYNVVRPRPHVQSKFKQVRQVAYRNPAKNGYPKYVARKTAILNSKKVSRKNVVLADKSGNNVTKMVTVGSKRNIRGSGSMTKSERGWGTTGLIGSASSKAKRDKSTRRSAIGESSNDWRSKSGTRTKDYSSKSAGSSSSGKSRGSSVSRSSQSSGSSSKAKAAQRKTVTRSKESSSGYYQKKSSGSPSKSKSSKGKSGSVKKSKSSGGSSSSGSSVKNSGSKSSGTSTKSTGTKSKSSGSKSKGKGGRK from the coding sequence ATGTTACGACGAATCATACCTACGTTAATAGTGGCTGTCCTGGCTGTCATCTTGATGGCACCTGTGGCATCGGCCCAGAATATCGCCCGTCAATACGATGACGACGACTATCGGTATCAGCAGGAGGACTACACTCCTCGCTACGATGATCCTCAGGTTGGTGATCGTGGACGAGTAGATCGCTACCTGGATGCCGAGGTCTGGACCAATCATGACGATGGTGAGTACTACGAAGGTGACAACATCACGATCCATTTTCGGGTTAACCGTGATGCTTTTATCGTTATCTACACCATCGATACCCGGGGACGTCTGAATATGCTGTTCCCGACCGATCCGACCGAGAGCAACTTTGTCAACGGCGGTGTAACTTATCATCTGCCGGCTGGATGGGATGACTACGATCTCGTCGTCACTGGTCCGGAAGGAGTAGAGACGATCCAGATCATCGCCTCTCGCGAACAGATTCCGATCCCGGATTGGTATCCTCAGTCGGGGGTGGTGTGTGATTGGGAGGATCGTCACGAATTTCTTGACTACGTCAACGATCGCCACTTTGTGCGCTACGAAGGACAACGGTTTGCCTACGACCGGGCCTCGATTTACGTCGATGAATGGGAAGAACACTACTTCCGACCGGTGTACCAACCAGTGTACCACCACTGGACCATGTGCGGCAATGTATACCTGGATTATCCGTTTGGAGCCTCGGTCTATGTGAATGGCATCTACTGGGGATGCACACCGTTGTATCTGCCGCGCGTCTATGTTGGCTGGCATACGTTCACTATCTATGATGAATGGGGTTATTGCTGGGAATCAGACATTCATGTTTCTCGTTACAATACGGTCGTACTTGATTACAACGTGGTACGACCGAGACCGCATGTGCAGTCCAAGTTCAAGCAAGTCAGACAAGTTGCGTATCGTAACCCGGCCAAGAATGGCTACCCCAAGTATGTCGCCCGGAAAACGGCTATCCTAAATTCCAAAAAGGTAAGCCGGAAGAACGTTGTCCTGGCAGATAAGTCAGGTAATAACGTTACCAAGATGGTGACGGTAGGATCGAAAAGAAATATTCGGGGTAGTGGCTCAATGACGAAGAGTGAGCGTGGATGGGGAACAACCGGATTGATTGGAAGTGCAAGCTCCAAAGCAAAGCGCGACAAATCGACGCGCCGGTCTGCAATTGGTGAATCGTCAAATGATTGGAGAAGCAAGAGCGGTACTCGGACCAAAGACTATTCTTCGAAATCTGCGGGTAGCTCCAGCAGCGGGAAGTCTCGAGGTTCGTCTGTGTCGAGGAGCAGCCAGTCATCGGGGTCATCATCGAAGGCCAAGGCGGCTCAGAGAAAGACGGTAACCCGTAGCAAGGAATCATCCTCAGGTTACTATCAGAAAAAGTCTTCCGGCTCGCCTTCCAAGAGCAAGAGTTCAAAAGGGAAGTCCGGTTCGGTTAAAAAATCGAAATCATCCGGCGGTTCAAGCAGTTCCGGATCGAGTGTGAAAAACTCGGGCAGCAAATCATCAGGCACGAGTACGAAATCAACAGGAACCAAGAGTAAGTCATCCGGATCGAAGTCTAAGGGAAAAGGAGGCCGGAAGTGA
- a CDS encoding MFS transporter has product MLNNSLGYVRQFDRNLWILSIGWLVSAVGFAASLPFIAIYFHNEFGLSMTDIGLFFALMAVVRSVFQLVGGEISDRIERRSVLIYSQYARGIAFLGMAAAIYLDWGFWMVATFLLVNSIFGAVFQPAANAMVADILPERQRLDGYAITRAAGNLGWALGPAIGGFLATSSYALLFLISAGLTSISGLIVALWLTAPNSIKASDRFKLKDIVAVKDDANLAIHLSLLIVLYLVVAQLIVPFSVYAVDVAGMTETQLGYLFSLNGLLVVALQIPVTRILSRYKLTAQLAVGSLLYAIGYGCMGVLVGFGYFAMAVTVITIGEVFMSPPSLTLTSRLAPAGRMGRYMGIHGFALAAGWSFGPLYGGALLDAFSDQPITAWMLISSLALVSFIGYSLFQRRLPHDVNIRET; this is encoded by the coding sequence ATGTTGAATAACAGTCTTGGATACGTTCGTCAATTTGACAGGAATCTGTGGATTCTATCTATTGGCTGGCTCGTCAGCGCTGTCGGATTTGCCGCCTCTCTGCCGTTTATTGCAATATATTTCCACAACGAGTTCGGGCTGTCAATGACTGACATTGGTCTTTTCTTTGCCCTCATGGCCGTCGTTCGCTCGGTGTTTCAGTTGGTAGGTGGGGAGATTTCAGATCGTATTGAGAGGCGTTCGGTCCTGATTTATTCTCAGTATGCCAGAGGTATCGCATTTCTGGGAATGGCGGCCGCGATCTATCTGGACTGGGGGTTCTGGATGGTGGCTACGTTTCTGCTGGTTAATTCTATCTTTGGGGCAGTTTTTCAGCCTGCCGCCAACGCTATGGTGGCAGATATTCTTCCCGAAAGACAGCGATTGGATGGGTATGCCATCACGCGAGCAGCGGGAAATCTTGGTTGGGCGCTCGGACCAGCGATAGGTGGTTTCCTTGCCACAAGTTCCTATGCTCTGCTCTTTCTAATATCCGCTGGGCTGACATCGATTTCCGGTCTGATCGTAGCACTTTGGCTGACAGCACCGAACTCCATAAAAGCATCCGACCGATTCAAGCTCAAGGATATTGTAGCGGTCAAAGATGACGCCAATCTGGCTATTCACCTTAGTCTGTTAATAGTACTCTACTTGGTTGTGGCACAATTGATCGTTCCGTTTTCAGTTTACGCGGTCGATGTGGCAGGCATGACTGAGACACAACTGGGATACCTTTTTTCTCTCAATGGTCTTCTGGTTGTGGCCCTACAAATTCCAGTTACGCGGATTCTTTCTCGATATAAGCTGACGGCACAACTGGCGGTAGGCTCGCTGTTGTATGCGATTGGATACGGGTGCATGGGCGTTCTGGTTGGATTTGGCTACTTTGCGATGGCCGTCACCGTGATCACTATAGGTGAGGTGTTTATGTCACCTCCTTCTTTGACCCTGACCTCTCGTCTCGCCCCGGCCGGGAGAATGGGTCGTTACATGGGCATTCATGGTTTTGCACTTGCGGCTGGCTGGTCGTTTGGACCGCTTTACGGGGGTGCCTTGCTGGATGCTTTCTCAGACCAACCGATAACAGCCTGGATGCTGATTTCATCACTGGCACTGGTATCGTTTATCGGCTATTCTCTATTCCAGCGAAGATTGCCCCATGATGTCAATATCAGAGAAACGTGA
- a CDS encoding sigma-54 dependent transcriptional regulator, with product MQKSVIPKTRLLLVDDEKSQRELLGGFLSKNGLDVTLASTGEQALECYHHVFAPVALVDMKMPGMGGITLLQRLREINPFIQVIVLTAFGTVETAVAAMKAGAFDYQTKPVNDLEELLLKLRKAADQNKLVVDNAVMMERLAEVFPTTEILGESEAILRVKELITLVAPREATVLVTGPSGTGKELVVRAIHALSQRANNRLVAINCAAFPEHLLESELFGHEKGAFTGADRAKQGRFELADGGTLFLDEIGDMPLSMQVKLLRVIEEKKIQRLGSVKEISLDIRIITATNRSLEKMVADGSFREDLYYRLNVIAINLPSLAERQGDILLLAESFIDRFAQKTGRNISGIDPEAADILVNYSWPGNVRELENMIERAVVMCRSDCITADDLTGLAKSGEGATSARKVMPLAEIEKEHIAFCLDQLDWNLGLCAEKLGIHRNTLRSKIKEYDLTRESD from the coding sequence ATGCAGAAGAGTGTTATACCGAAGACAAGGCTGCTACTTGTTGATGACGAGAAATCGCAACGAGAGCTCCTGGGGGGTTTCCTGTCCAAAAATGGTCTCGATGTCACCTTGGCCTCGACTGGAGAACAAGCCCTGGAATGTTACCATCATGTATTTGCTCCGGTAGCGTTGGTGGACATGAAAATGCCCGGAATGGGGGGGATCACGTTATTGCAACGGCTGCGAGAAATCAACCCGTTTATCCAGGTGATTGTCCTCACTGCTTTTGGTACTGTCGAGACGGCTGTAGCGGCTATGAAGGCAGGGGCGTTTGACTACCAGACTAAACCGGTCAACGACCTGGAGGAGCTACTACTGAAATTACGCAAAGCTGCCGACCAGAATAAGCTGGTAGTGGACAATGCCGTAATGATGGAACGCCTCGCCGAAGTCTTCCCGACGACTGAAATATTAGGCGAATCAGAAGCCATACTACGTGTCAAGGAGTTGATTACGTTGGTCGCTCCCAGAGAGGCGACAGTTCTGGTTACAGGGCCATCAGGAACCGGGAAAGAGCTGGTCGTCAGGGCCATACACGCTTTGTCGCAACGGGCTAATAATCGTCTGGTTGCTATCAACTGTGCGGCGTTTCCGGAACATCTGCTGGAGTCAGAGTTGTTTGGCCACGAGAAAGGGGCTTTCACAGGAGCGGATAGGGCAAAACAGGGACGCTTCGAACTGGCCGACGGTGGTACGCTTTTTCTGGACGAGATCGGTGATATGCCGCTGTCTATGCAAGTGAAACTGCTGAGAGTTATTGAAGAAAAGAAAATACAGCGACTGGGATCGGTCAAAGAAATTTCGCTGGACATTCGTATCATCACCGCCACCAATCGCAGCCTGGAGAAAATGGTCGCCGACGGTTCTTTCCGAGAAGATTTGTACTATCGTCTAAATGTTATCGCGATCAATCTTCCTTCTCTGGCCGAACGGCAGGGTGACATCTTATTGTTGGCCGAGAGTTTCATAGATCGGTTTGCCCAAAAAACCGGGCGGAATATTTCCGGTATCGATCCCGAGGCGGCCGACATTCTGGTCAATTACTCCTGGCCGGGTAATGTCCGGGAGCTTGAGAATATGATTGAGCGGGCGGTTGTAATGTGTCGCTCGGATTGTATTACCGCCGATGATCTGACAGGTCTGGCGAAGTCTGGGGAGGGCGCAACATCGGCGCGCAAAGTCATGCCCTTGGCTGAGATTGAGAAAGAGCACATCGCCTTCTGTCTCGACCAACTTGATTGGAACCTCGGGCTTTGCGCTGAGAAACTGGGCATCCATCGCAATACTCTTCGATCCAAGATCAAAGAATATGACCTTACGCGCGAATCGGATTAG
- a CDS encoding outer membrane beta-barrel protein: protein MNRISILVTVLLVLTLSCVALAQEDEETGDILEITLSGGMAIPMSGLADWQTGFDLEDQPEIVDRAPNNGWDIGIDVGYFINPKLIVGLNFTYTAFGIDTDVDLDHRHRLFSPALYGKYYFEGETNLVPYVKASVGLENAKFSTFVENPGGRRFREISYDPTLFYAAALGLFYYTADYSGVFIEADYKMASAESTESVYLDDTYLFGENIAVLQINFGVRLLVGSGD from the coding sequence ATGAATAGGATTTCGATTCTGGTTACAGTTCTGCTGGTACTCACTTTGAGTTGTGTCGCCCTGGCGCAAGAAGATGAAGAGACTGGTGATATTCTGGAAATTACGCTGTCCGGTGGAATGGCTATACCGATGAGTGGGCTTGCCGACTGGCAAACAGGCTTCGACCTCGAAGATCAACCTGAGATTGTCGATCGTGCCCCAAACAACGGGTGGGATATTGGTATCGATGTTGGATACTTCATCAATCCCAAGCTGATCGTTGGGCTCAATTTCACGTACACTGCCTTTGGGATCGACACCGATGTGGATCTTGATCATCGGCATCGCCTGTTTAGTCCTGCTCTTTATGGTAAGTATTACTTTGAAGGAGAGACGAATCTAGTGCCGTACGTCAAAGCCAGTGTCGGGCTGGAGAATGCCAAGTTCAGCACATTTGTTGAGAATCCTGGTGGACGACGGTTCCGCGAAATTTCGTATGATCCGACTCTTTTCTACGCTGCTGCTCTAGGATTATTTTATTACACAGCTGACTATAGTGGAGTCTTCATTGAGGCTGATTACAAAATGGCCAGCGCTGAGAGTACCGAAAGTGTATATCTCGACGACACCTATTTGTTTGGCGAGAATATTGCCGTTCTACAGATCAATTTCGGCGTTCGGCTGCTGGTTGGTTCTGGAGACTGA